The following are encoded in a window of Stigmatopora nigra isolate UIUO_SnigA chromosome 23, RoL_Snig_1.1, whole genome shotgun sequence genomic DNA:
- the cd36 gene encoding platelet glycoprotein 4 encodes MGCCNRTCGLIAGIVIGALLALLGGILFPVGDNLIVETVLEEAVIRPGTPTYENWLTPGGGTLRQFWFFDVQNAREVVEEGAIPVVVEKGPYCYWTRYLPKTKVKFNPNDTVSYLVMNEAVFEPLYSSGTEMDVISTLNLAVAGSYSMVPKALHPILDKMIKSSNSSLFQRRTVRELLWGYKDPMLKTKVGLFSPYNYTFDGPYNIYTGKDDITKVGTIDMWHKSRTLNFWNDTYCNMINGTDGSTFAPYVDASKPLYFFSSDICRSLSASYERSLELKGIPVYRFTLLRSTLASPLENPDNRCYCRDLETTKNCSMAGVLDISSCQKGQPIYISLPHFLHGSPSLRESVKGLKPILDEHNTYLEVEPMTGITLGFSRRIQVNMMYGPSKIITVLKKVNSSTIFPLVWMNESAELDDESATLLKMALVDSITMLDVIRKLLLGVGLFVFTLCLILYIVVRCKDKQSV; translated from the exons ATGGGCTGTTGTAACAGAACCTGCGGATTGATTGCCGGAATCGTCATTGGGGCGCTTCTGGCACTGCTGGGTGGCATCCTTTTCCCAGTGGGGGACAATCTCATCGTAGAAACGGTCTTAGAG GAAGCCGTCATCCGGCCCGGAACGCCGACGTACGAGAACTGGTTGACGCCTGGAGGAGGGACGTTGAGACAGTTCTGGTTCTTTGACGTCCAGAATGCCAGGGAGGTGGTGGAGGAAGGTGCCATTCCTGTTGTGGTGGAGAAGGGACCTTACTGTTATTG GACtagatacttgcccaaaacgaaGGTCAAGTTCAACCCGAATGACACTGTTTCCTATCTCGTTATGAACGAGGCAGTTTTTGAGCCGTTGTATTCGTCGGGAACGGAAATGGATGTGATCAGCACTTTGAATTTGGCGGTGGCG GGATCATATTCAATGGTTCCAAAAGCTCTACATCCCATTCTGGATAAAATGATCAAGTCCAGCAACTCGTCTCTCTTCCAACGGCGTACCGTCAGAGAGCTTCTGTGGGGCTACAAAGATCCCATGTTGAAAACCAAAGTTGGCCTTTTTTCACCC TACAACTACACATTTGACGGACCCTACAACATCTACACCGGTAAGGACGACATCACCAAAGTGGGTACCATCGACATGTGGCACAAATCCAG GACCCTGAACTTCTGGAACGATACGTACTGCAACATGATCAACGGGACTG ATGGATCCACCTTTGCGCCCTACGTGGATGCCAGCAAACCTCTCTACTTCTTCTCCTCGGACATCTGCAG GTCGTTGTCCGCCAGCTACGAGCGTTCGTTGGAGCTGAAGGGAATCCCGGTGTATCGATTCACGCTCTTAAGGTCAACCCTGGCCTCGCCGCTGGAGAACCCGGACAACCGTTGTTACTGCCGTGATCTGGAAACGACAAAGAACTGCAGCATGGCAGGCGTGCTGGACATCAGCTCATGTCAAAAAG GACAGCCCATCTACATCTCCTTACCACACTTCCTCCACGGTAGTCCTTCCCTGCGGGAATCTGTAAAGGGGCTTAAGCCCATTTTGGATGAACACAACACCTACCTGGAGGTGGAACCC ATGACCGGAATTACCCTGGGATTTTCCAGGAGAATCCAGGTGAACATGATGTACGGCCCATCTAAAATCATCAC GGTTCTGAAGAAAGTTAACAGTTCTACAATTTTCCCTCTGGTCTGGATGAACGAG TCAGCCGAACTGGACGATGAGTCGGCTACCTTGCTGAAGATGGCGCTAGTGGACTCCATCACCATGTTGGACGTAATCCGAAAGCTATTATTGGGTGTTGGCTTGTTTGTTTTCACTCTCTGCCTGATTTTGTACATTGTCGTCAGGTGTAAAGATAAACAGAGCGTCTGA
- the sema3c gene encoding semaphorin-3C isoform X1 — translation MDYRILHVDEDQDRIYVGCKDHLLSVDINNITHAPLKVFWPASPSKVDECQMAGKDPTHGCGNFVRVVQPYNRTHLFMCGSGAFSPVCVYVNRGRRPEEQILYIDSRTESGKGRCSFNPRVNTVSVMLNQELFSGMYIDFMGTDAAIFRSLTRRNAVRTDQHNSKWLSEPIFVDAHLIPDGTDPSDAKLYYFFRERLTDNNGNTRNIHSMLARICPSDIGGQRSLVNKWTTFLKARMVCSVLEDDGTETHFDELESVFLLESEQPKGLLVFGVFTSTSSVFRGSAVCVYNMADILTVFNGPFAHRDGPNFQWTAFQGRIPYPRPGTCPGGAFTPDIHTTKEFPDDVVNFVRNHPVMFNPIYPLGRRPLVVRTGVDYKYTAVAVDRVAAVDGNYQVLFLGTDKGTVQKVITLPTNRSLHQDLILEELEVFKSQAPVTHLRISPKKQQLYASSELGVSQVSLHRCRAYGSACADCCLARDPYCAWDGLSCTRFYPSGKRRSRRQDVMHGNPLTQCRGFNLKAYRNAVEMTQFAVRNNTTFLECLPKPPQASIKWLIHRDGDRRKEVKLSDRVLSTEHGLLIRWAQPSDQGLYYCLSAENGFKRTMAKIHLRVLNAAAIAAAEKGRLALPFTPAQSFAVQQFCKERKERKQLLERHESGPPRSTGPLRGDLAKLKPLLDRRTSRNRRNHLPEE, via the exons ATGGACTACCGCATCCTGCACGTGGATGAGGACCAGGACCGCATTTACGTGGGCTGCAAGGACCACCTACTTTCTGTGGATATCAACAACATCACCCACGCGCCACTTAAG GTGTTCTGGCCCGCCTCGCCGAGTAAAGTGGACGAATGTCAAATGGCAGGAAAAGACCCTACG CACGGATGCGGAAACTTTGTCCGAGTGGTGCAACCGTACAACAGAACACACCTGTTCATGTGTGGCAGTGGCGCCTTCAGCCCCGTATGCGTCTACGTCAACAGGGGGCGCCGCCCAGAG GAACAAATACTTTACATCGACTCGAGGACCGAGTCGGGGAAGGGGAGGTGCTCCTTCAACCCGAGGGTCAACACTGTGTCTGTGATGCTAA ATCAAGAGCTTTTTTCTGGCATGTACATCGACTTCATGGGCACAGACGCAGCCATCTTCCGCAGCCTGACCCGAAGGAACGCCGTTCGCACAGACCAGCACAATTCCAAATGGCTTAGCG AACCCATCTTCGTGGACGCCCACCTCATCCCAGATGGGACGGATCCCAGCGATGCCAAACTCTACTACTTCTTCCGCGAGCGTCTGACTGACAACAATGGCAACACCAGGAACATCCACAGCATGCTTGCACGCATTTGTCCG AGCGACATTGGAGGTCAACGCAGTTTAGTCAACAAGTGGACCACCTTCCTCAAGGCTCGTATGGTCTGCTCCGTTTTGGAGGACGACGGCACCGAGACGCACTTTGATGAACTCG AGAGCGTCTTTTTGCTGGAAAGCGAGCAACCCAAAGGTCTGCTGGTCTTCGGGGTCTTCACTTCTACAAG CTCCGTCTTCAGAGGTTCGGCGGTGTGCGTGTACAACATGGCTGACATCCTGACCGTCTTCAACGGACCCTTCGCTCACCGCGACGGGCCCAACTTCCAATGGACGGCCTTCCAAGGGCGCATCCCGTACCCAAGACCCGGAACG TGTCCCGGCGGCGCCTTCACGCCAGACATCCACACCACCAAAGAATTCCCGGACGACGTGGTCAACTTTGTGCGCAACCACCCGGTCATGTTCAACCCCATCTACCCACTGGGCCGGAGACCCCTGGTGGTGCGCACCGGCGTGGACTACAAGTACACAGCGGTGGCGGTGGACCGAGTGGCTGCCGTCGACGGAAACTATCAAGTCCTTTTCCTCGGAACTG acaaAGGAACCGTGCAGAAGGTGATCACCCTTCCCACAAACCGCTCCCTGCATCAAGATCTCATCCTGGAGGAACTGGAAGTTTTTAAG agCCAAGCGCCGGTCACCCACTTGAGAATCTCACCCAAAAAA CAACAACTGTACGCCAGTTCGGAGCTGGGCGTGTCGCAGGTGTCCCTTCACCGCTGCCGAGCGTACGGCTCGGCTTGCGCCGACTGCTGTCTGGCCCGCGACCCATACTGTGCCTGGGACGGACTGAGCTGTACGCGCTTCTACCCCAGCGGGAAAAG GAGGAGCAGACGGCAAGATGTCATGCACGGAAATCCATTGACGCAGTGTCGAGGATTCAACCTGAAAG CATACAGAAACGCTGTGGAGATGACTCAATTCGCCGTACGCAACAACACTACATTCTTAGAATGCCTACCCAAACCGCCTCAGGCATCCATCAAATGGCTCATACACCGAGACGGCGACCGTAGGAAAGAG GTGAAGCTGAGCGACCGCGTTCTCTCCACGGAACATGGCCTCCTGATTCGTTGGGCTCAACCATCCGACCAGGGTTTGTACTACTGCCTGAGCGCTGAAAATGGCTTCAAGCGAACCATGGCTAAGATCCACTTGCGAGTGCTGAACGCCGCCGCCATTGCTGCCGCCGAAAAAGGGCGTCTGGCGTTACCCTTCACGCCGGCACAAAGCTTTGCCGTGCAGCAGTTCtgcaaagagagaaaagaacGGAAACAACTCCTGGAGAGGCACGAAAGTGGTCCGCCCAGGTCAACGGGACCTTTAAGGGGGGACTTGGCTAAACTCAAGCCCCTATTGGACCGAAGGACGAGTCGTAATCGGCGAAATCATCTTCCAGAGGAGTAA
- the sema3c gene encoding semaphorin-3C isoform X2, whose translation MGQSAPPCLALALLLSFSSEVICGLPLPLPRVFLSFDELQNGDSLEHLALREVPMDYRILHVDEDQDRIYVGCKDHLLSVDINNITHAPLKVFWPASPSKVDECQMAGKDPTHGCGNFVRVVQPYNRTHLFMCGSGAFSPVCVYVNRGRRPEEQILYIDSRTESGKGRCSFNPRVNTVSVMLNQELFSGMYIDFMGTDAAIFRSLTRRNAVRTDQHNSKWLSEPIFVDAHLIPDGTDPSDAKLYYFFRERLTDNNGNTRNIHSMLARICPSDIGGQRSLVNKWTTFLKARMVCSVLEDDGTETHFDELESVFLLESEQPKGLLVFGVFTSTSSVFRGSAVCVYNMADILTVFNGPFAHRDGPNFQWTAFQGRIPYPRPGTCPGGAFTPDIHTTKEFPDDVVNFVRNHPVMFNPIYPLGRRPLVVRTGVDYKYTAVAVDRVAAVDGNYQVLFLGTDKGTVQKVITLPTNRSLHQDLILEELEVFKSQAPVTHLRISPKKQQLYASSELGVSQVSLHRCRAYGSACADCCLARDPYCAWDGLSCTRFYPSGKRRSRRQDVMHGNPLTQCRGFNLKAYRNAVEMTQFAVRNNTTFLECLPKPPQASIKWLIHRDGDRRKEVKLSDRVLSTEHGLLIRWAQPSDQGLYYCLSAENGFKRTMAKIHLRVLNAAAIAAAEKGRLALPFTPAQSFAVQQFCKERKERKQLLERHESGPPRSTGPLRGDLAKLKPLLDRRTSRNRRNHLPEE comes from the exons ATGGGTCAGTCGGCGCCGCCATGTTTGGCACTGGCGCTTCTGCTGAGTTTCTCATCAGAGGTCATCTGCGGCCTACCTCTGCCACTTCCTCGAGTTTTCCTCTCCTTTGACG aaCTGCAGAATGGCGACTCATTGGAGCATTTGGCGTTGCGGGAAGTGCCAATGGACTACCGCATCCTGCACGTGGATGAGGACCAGGACCGCATTTACGTGGGCTGCAAGGACCACCTACTTTCTGTGGATATCAACAACATCACCCACGCGCCACTTAAG GTGTTCTGGCCCGCCTCGCCGAGTAAAGTGGACGAATGTCAAATGGCAGGAAAAGACCCTACG CACGGATGCGGAAACTTTGTCCGAGTGGTGCAACCGTACAACAGAACACACCTGTTCATGTGTGGCAGTGGCGCCTTCAGCCCCGTATGCGTCTACGTCAACAGGGGGCGCCGCCCAGAG GAACAAATACTTTACATCGACTCGAGGACCGAGTCGGGGAAGGGGAGGTGCTCCTTCAACCCGAGGGTCAACACTGTGTCTGTGATGCTAA ATCAAGAGCTTTTTTCTGGCATGTACATCGACTTCATGGGCACAGACGCAGCCATCTTCCGCAGCCTGACCCGAAGGAACGCCGTTCGCACAGACCAGCACAATTCCAAATGGCTTAGCG AACCCATCTTCGTGGACGCCCACCTCATCCCAGATGGGACGGATCCCAGCGATGCCAAACTCTACTACTTCTTCCGCGAGCGTCTGACTGACAACAATGGCAACACCAGGAACATCCACAGCATGCTTGCACGCATTTGTCCG AGCGACATTGGAGGTCAACGCAGTTTAGTCAACAAGTGGACCACCTTCCTCAAGGCTCGTATGGTCTGCTCCGTTTTGGAGGACGACGGCACCGAGACGCACTTTGATGAACTCG AGAGCGTCTTTTTGCTGGAAAGCGAGCAACCCAAAGGTCTGCTGGTCTTCGGGGTCTTCACTTCTACAAG CTCCGTCTTCAGAGGTTCGGCGGTGTGCGTGTACAACATGGCTGACATCCTGACCGTCTTCAACGGACCCTTCGCTCACCGCGACGGGCCCAACTTCCAATGGACGGCCTTCCAAGGGCGCATCCCGTACCCAAGACCCGGAACG TGTCCCGGCGGCGCCTTCACGCCAGACATCCACACCACCAAAGAATTCCCGGACGACGTGGTCAACTTTGTGCGCAACCACCCGGTCATGTTCAACCCCATCTACCCACTGGGCCGGAGACCCCTGGTGGTGCGCACCGGCGTGGACTACAAGTACACAGCGGTGGCGGTGGACCGAGTGGCTGCCGTCGACGGAAACTATCAAGTCCTTTTCCTCGGAACTG acaaAGGAACCGTGCAGAAGGTGATCACCCTTCCCACAAACCGCTCCCTGCATCAAGATCTCATCCTGGAGGAACTGGAAGTTTTTAAG agCCAAGCGCCGGTCACCCACTTGAGAATCTCACCCAAAAAA CAACAACTGTACGCCAGTTCGGAGCTGGGCGTGTCGCAGGTGTCCCTTCACCGCTGCCGAGCGTACGGCTCGGCTTGCGCCGACTGCTGTCTGGCCCGCGACCCATACTGTGCCTGGGACGGACTGAGCTGTACGCGCTTCTACCCCAGCGGGAAAAG GAGGAGCAGACGGCAAGATGTCATGCACGGAAATCCATTGACGCAGTGTCGAGGATTCAACCTGAAAG CATACAGAAACGCTGTGGAGATGACTCAATTCGCCGTACGCAACAACACTACATTCTTAGAATGCCTACCCAAACCGCCTCAGGCATCCATCAAATGGCTCATACACCGAGACGGCGACCGTAGGAAAGAG GTGAAGCTGAGCGACCGCGTTCTCTCCACGGAACATGGCCTCCTGATTCGTTGGGCTCAACCATCCGACCAGGGTTTGTACTACTGCCTGAGCGCTGAAAATGGCTTCAAGCGAACCATGGCTAAGATCCACTTGCGAGTGCTGAACGCCGCCGCCATTGCTGCCGCCGAAAAAGGGCGTCTGGCGTTACCCTTCACGCCGGCACAAAGCTTTGCCGTGCAGCAGTTCtgcaaagagagaaaagaacGGAAACAACTCCTGGAGAGGCACGAAAGTGGTCCGCCCAGGTCAACGGGACCTTTAAGGGGGGACTTGGCTAAACTCAAGCCCCTATTGGACCGAAGGACGAGTCGTAATCGGCGAAATCATCTTCCAGAGGAGTAA
- the gnai1 gene encoding guanine nucleotide-binding protein G(i) subunit alpha-1 has product MGCTLSTEDKAAVERSKMIDRNLRDDGEKAAREVKLLLLGAGESGKSTIVKQMKIIHEAGYSEEECKQYKAVVYSNTIQSIIAIIRAMGRLKIDFGDAARADDARQLFVLAGSAEEGFMTAELAGVIKRLWRDAGVQACFGRSREYQLNDSAAYYLNDLERISQGTYIPTQQDVLRTRVKTTGIVETHFTFKDLHFKMFDVGGQRSERKKWIHCFEGVTAIIFCVALSDYDLVLAEDEEMNRMHESMKLFDSICNNKWFTDTSIILFLNKKDLFEEKIKKSALTICYPEYAGSNTYEEAAAYIQCQFEDLNKRKDSKEIYTHFTCATDTKNVQFVFDAVTDVIIKNNLKDCGLF; this is encoded by the exons ATGGGTTGCACCCTGAGCACGGAGGACAAGGCGGCGGTGGAGCGGAGCAAAATGATCGACAGGAACCTGAGGGACGATGGCGAGAAGGCGGCCCGGGAGGtcaagctgctgctgctgg GTGCCGGAGAGTCGGGAAAAAGCACCATCGTCAAGCAGATGAA AATCATCCACGAGGCGGGCTACTCGGAAGAAGAGTGCAAGCAATACAAGGCAGTGGTGTACAGCAACACCATCCAGTCCATCATCGCCATCATCCGAGCCATGGGTCGCCTCAAGATCGACTTTGGCGACGCCGCCCGTGCC GACGACGCGCGACAACTTTTCGTGCTGGCGGGCTCGGCCGAAGAGGGCTTCATGACGGCAGAACTGGCTGGCGTCATCAAGCGGCTTTGGCGGGACGCCGGCGTTCAAGCTTGCTTCGGACGCTCCCGCGAGTACCAGCTCAATGACTCAGCTGCCTA CTACCTGAACGATCTAGAGCGCATCTCTCAGGGCACATACATCCCCACGCAGCAGGACGTTTTGAGGACCCGTGTGAAGACTACCGGGATCGTCGAGACACACTTCACCTTCAAGGACCTTCATTTCAA GATGTTTGACGTGGGCGGTCAACGCTCGGAGCGTAAAAAGTGGATCCACTGCTTCGAGGGCGTGACCGCCATTATCTTCTGCGTGGCGCTAAGCGACTACGACCTGGTGCTAGCCGAAGACGAGGAGATG AACCGAATGCATGAGAGTATGAAGCTCTTTGACAGCATCTGCAACAACAAGTGGTTCACCGATACGTCCATTATCCTCTTCCTCAACAAGAAGGACTTGTTTGAGGAGAAGATTAAGAAGAGCGCGCTCACCATTTGCTATCCGGAGTACGCAG GTTCCAACACATATGAAGAAGCGGCAGCCTATATCCAGTGTCAGTTTGAAGACTTGAACAAGCGTAAGGACAGCAAAGAGATCTACACGCATTTCACGTGCGCCACCGACACCAAAAACGTGCAGTTTGTCTTCGATGCCGTCACCGACGTCATCATCAAAAACAACCTCAAAGACTGCGGACTCTTCTGA